In Falco biarmicus isolate bFalBia1 chromosome 7, bFalBia1.pri, whole genome shotgun sequence, a single window of DNA contains:
- the ARF6 gene encoding ADP-ribosylation factor 6 encodes MGKVLSKIFGNKEMRILMLGLDAAGKTTILYKLKLGQSVTTIPTVGFNVETVTYKNVKFNVWDVGGQDKIRPLWRHYYTGTQGLIFVVDCADRDRIDEARQELHRIINDREMRDAIILIFANKQDLPDAMKPHEIQEKLGLTRIRDRNWYVQPSCATTGDGLYEGLTWLTSNYKS; translated from the coding sequence ATGGGCAAGGTGCTGTCCAAGATCTTCGGCAACAAGGAGATGCGGATCCTGATGCTGGGTCTGGACGCGGCTGGTAAAACCACCATCCTGTACAAACTGAAGCTGGGCCAGTCCGTCACCACCATCCCCACCGTGGGCTTCAACGTGGAGACGGTTACTTACAAAAACGTCAAGTTCAACGTGTGGGATGTCGGGGGCCAGGACAAGATCCGTCCCCTCTGGAGGCACTACTACACGGGCACGCAAGGGTTGATCTTTGTGGTGGACTGCGCCGATCGCGACCGCATCGACGAGGCCCGCCAGGAGCTCCACCGCATTATCAACGACAGGGAGATGCGGGACGCCATCATCCTCATCTTCGCCAacaagcaggacctgcctgaTGCCATGAAACCCCATGAAATCCAGGAGAAACTGGGCCTGACCCGAATCAGGGATAGGAATTGGTATGTGCAGCCCTCCTGTGCTACTACAGGGGATGGACTCTATGAAGGGCTGACATGGTTAACATCCAATTATAAATCCTAA